A single window of Oreochromis aureus strain Israel breed Guangdong linkage group 7, ZZ_aureus, whole genome shotgun sequence DNA harbors:
- the osbpl5 gene encoding oxysterol-binding protein-related protein 5 isoform X1 translates to MKEENLFHRRYSLCPSATSPPKIDPRTLTRNLSYGGDNDFYNLSPGSETDRNGLSMLSNELSPVLSPGSKSESRMFNGVEKDCPSPTEKLARKESLKVQKQNYRQEKKRAAKELSTALKDPSVIIMSNWLKIRGSLKSWTRLWCALKPGVLLIYKTPKTDHWVGTILLSACKLIERPSKKDGFCFKLYHPLEKSIWAVKGPKGENVGSITQPLPSNYLIFRAASESDGRCWMDALELALSCSSLYKLTAKAGKEGDISTTSESSHILHLLQSTALTDTELLQLNDTVLLGNHHMEHDGFSDKSEREAHDDWDAAANENGGRLTEESDVDQSDELSPGPQATAYVEQSTEEMAEAGEASQVETVSEENKGLIWSLLKQLRPGMDLSKVVLPTFILEPRSFLDKLSDYYYHADLLSQASLEESAYGRIKQVLRWYLSGFYKKPKGLKKPYNPILGETFRCCWLHPETNSCTFYIAEQVSHHPPISAFYVCNRKDGFSISGSILAKSKFYGNSLSAILDGKARLLFLSRDEEYVITMPYAHCKGILYGTMTLELGGKVTIECEKTKCVAELEFKLKPFLGGSGSVNQINGKIFVGEEVLATVDGHWDNEVFIHEKRSGQQEILWNPSPEIRSSRLKRQVVQLDQQGEFESERLWQHVTSAIMDRDQVRATQEKFVLEEAQRRETRERGDKPWVPRLFHQDSVTSEWTYKHMDTRPWDPERCFVQFEKDGVIQTQEKSQRQHNGLSYSHSWASQQKAEVNGKHRKASSQPSSCSQNTESSSTTPEPTHESSDNEGYSNQCARCSKEIKDIAILEASITSIKKTQQDIQRNLVALSRQMARQRTTDDSVSLTGRQCLILCVLLLSQLLLNYVFT, encoded by the exons ATGAAGGAGGAGAATTTGTTTCATCGGAGGTATTCGCTGTGCCCCAGTGCCACCTCCCCGCCCAAAATTGATCCCCGCACCCTCACCCGGAACCTCTCTTATGGAGGAGACAACGACTTCTACAACCTCAGCCCAG GCAGTGAGACAGACAGGAACGGTCTCTCCATGCTGAGTAATGAACTTAGTCCTGTCTTATCACCAGGCAGCAAG TCTGAGTCCAGGATGTTTAATGGTGTTGAGAAGGACTGCCCCTCCCCCACCGAGAAGCTGGCCCGGAAGGAGTCTCTCAAG GTCCAAAAGCAGAATTATAGGCAAGAGAAGAAGCGAGCAGCTAAAGAACTGTCCACTGCACTTAAGGACCCCAGCGTCATCATCATGTCCAACTGGTTAAAG ATCCGTGGCTCTTTAAAAAGTTGGACCAGACTGTGGTGTGCCTTGAAGCCTGGAGTTCTTCTGATCTATAAGACCCCCAAAACAGATCACTGGGTGGGTACAATCCTGCTCAGTGCATGCAAGCTGATCGAGAGACCCTCCAAGAAGGACGGCTTTTGCTTCAAGCTGTACCATCCACTGGAAAAATCAATCTGGGCTGTCAAG GGTCCCAAAGGAGAGAACGTTGGCTCCATCACGCAGCCTCTACCCAGTAACTACCTGATCTTCAGAGCTGCATCTGAGTCTGATG GTCGGTGTTGGATGGATGCCCTGGAGCTGGCTCTAAGCTGCTCCAGCCTCTACAAGCTGACGGCCAAAGCTGGGAAAGAAGGAGATATCAGCACGACTTCAGAGTCCTCCCATATACTGCACCTGCTGCAGTCCACGGCACTCACTGATACAGAGCTGCTGCA GTTGAATGACACAGTGCTGCTGGGAAATCACCACATGGAGCATGACGGCTTTTCAGATAAATCGGAGCGCGAGGCTCATGACGACTGGGACGCTGCAGCCAATGAGAACGGTGGGAGACTGACGGAGGAGAGCGATGTGGACCAATCAGATGAGCTGTCCCCTGGGCCGCAGGCCACAGCATATGTAGAGCAGAGCACAGAGGAGATGGCTGAG GCTGGCGAGGCATCCCAGGTGGAGACTGTATCAGAGGAAAACAAGGGCCTGATCTGGAGCTTGCTGAAGCAGCTGCGGCCAGGCATGGACCTGTCTAAGGTGGTGCTTCCAACCTTTATCCTGGAGCCGCGCTCCTTCCTGGACAAGCTGTCTGACTACTACTATCATGCAGATCTGCTCTCACA AGCCTCATTGGAAGAGAGTGCATATGGTCGGATCAAGCAGGTGCTGAGGTGGTACTTATCAGGTTTTTACAAGAAGCCCAAG GGTCTGAAAAAACCTTACAATCCAATCCTGGGGGAGACATTTCGCTGCTGCTGGCTCCATCCAGAGACCAACAGCTGCACTTTCTACATAGCTGAACAG GTGTCGCACCATCCACCCATCTCTGCCTTTTATGTCTGCAATAGGAAGGATGGATTTTCTATTAGTGGAAGCATCCTGGCCAAGTCCAAATTCTATG GTAACTCTCTTTCAGCTATTCTAGATGGCAAAGCCCGGCTGCTGTTCTTGAGCAGGGATGAGGAGTATGTCATCACCATGCCCTATGCTCACTGCAAAG GGATTCTGTACGGCACTATGACACTAGAGCTGGGAGGGAAAGTTACCATTGAGTGTGAGAAAACCAAATGCGTAGCAGAGCTGGAGTTTAAACTGAAG CCTTTTCTTGGAGGTTCTGGCTCTGTAAATCAGATCAATGGAAAGATCTTTGTCGGAGAGGAAGTACTGGCCACTGTTGATGGACACTGG GACAACGAGGTATTTATTCACGAGAAGCGCTCAGGCCAGCAGGAGATTTTGTGGAACCCAAGTCCAGAAATTcgcagcagtcgcctcaagagACAAGTGGTCCAGTTAGACCAGCAGGGAGAATTTGAGTCCGAAAG ACTGTGGCAGCATGTGACCAGTGCTATCATGGATAGGGACCAAGTGCGTGCCACCCAGGAGAAGTTTGTATTGGAGGAAGCTCAGCGGAGAGAgaccagagagagaggagacaaaCCCTGGGTTCCACGGCTTTTCCATCAGGACTCTGTCACCTCCGAGTGGACCTACAAGCACATGGA CACGCGACCGTGGGACCCTGAGCGCTGTTTTGTTCAGTTTGAGAAGGATGGCGTGATTCAGACGCAGGAGAAAAGCCAGAGACAACACAACGGACTCTCCTACAGCCACAGCTGGGCCAGTCAACAGAAG GCTGAGGTTAACGGGAAGCATAGGAAGGCCAGCAGTCAGCCATCTAGCTGCAGCCAGAACACTGAGAGCAGCAGCACCACGCCAGAACCCACACACGAGTCCTCGGACAATGAAG GCTATTCTAACCAGTGTGCCCGGTGCAGTAAAGAGATAAAGGACATTGCCATATTAGAGGCTTCCATCACATCTATAAAGAAGACACAGCAGGATATCCAGAG GAACCTGGTGGCTCTGAGTCGTCAGATGGCTCGTCAGAGGACAACAGACGACAGCGTGTCGCTGACAGGCCGTCAGTGTCTCATCCTCTGTGTTCTGCTCCTCTCCCAGCTCCTCCTCAACTACGTCTTCACCTGA
- the osbpl5 gene encoding oxysterol-binding protein-related protein 5 isoform X2, which produces MEETTTSTTSAQSESRMFNGVEKDCPSPTEKLARKESLKVQKQNYRQEKKRAAKELSTALKDPSVIIMSNWLKIRGSLKSWTRLWCALKPGVLLIYKTPKTDHWVGTILLSACKLIERPSKKDGFCFKLYHPLEKSIWAVKGPKGENVGSITQPLPSNYLIFRAASESDGRCWMDALELALSCSSLYKLTAKAGKEGDISTTSESSHILHLLQSTALTDTELLQLNDTVLLGNHHMEHDGFSDKSEREAHDDWDAAANENGGRLTEESDVDQSDELSPGPQATAYVEQSTEEMAEAGEASQVETVSEENKGLIWSLLKQLRPGMDLSKVVLPTFILEPRSFLDKLSDYYYHADLLSQASLEESAYGRIKQVLRWYLSGFYKKPKGLKKPYNPILGETFRCCWLHPETNSCTFYIAEQVSHHPPISAFYVCNRKDGFSISGSILAKSKFYGNSLSAILDGKARLLFLSRDEEYVITMPYAHCKGILYGTMTLELGGKVTIECEKTKCVAELEFKLKPFLGGSGSVNQINGKIFVGEEVLATVDGHWDNEVFIHEKRSGQQEILWNPSPEIRSSRLKRQVVQLDQQGEFESERLWQHVTSAIMDRDQVRATQEKFVLEEAQRRETRERGDKPWVPRLFHQDSVTSEWTYKHMDTRPWDPERCFVQFEKDGVIQTQEKSQRQHNGLSYSHSWASQQKAEVNGKHRKASSQPSSCSQNTESSSTTPEPTHESSDNEGYSNQCARCSKEIKDIAILEASITSIKKTQQDIQRNLVALSRQMARQRTTDDSVSLTGRQCLILCVLLLSQLLLNYVFT; this is translated from the exons ATGGAGGAGACAACGACTTCTACAACCTCAGCCCAG TCTGAGTCCAGGATGTTTAATGGTGTTGAGAAGGACTGCCCCTCCCCCACCGAGAAGCTGGCCCGGAAGGAGTCTCTCAAG GTCCAAAAGCAGAATTATAGGCAAGAGAAGAAGCGAGCAGCTAAAGAACTGTCCACTGCACTTAAGGACCCCAGCGTCATCATCATGTCCAACTGGTTAAAG ATCCGTGGCTCTTTAAAAAGTTGGACCAGACTGTGGTGTGCCTTGAAGCCTGGAGTTCTTCTGATCTATAAGACCCCCAAAACAGATCACTGGGTGGGTACAATCCTGCTCAGTGCATGCAAGCTGATCGAGAGACCCTCCAAGAAGGACGGCTTTTGCTTCAAGCTGTACCATCCACTGGAAAAATCAATCTGGGCTGTCAAG GGTCCCAAAGGAGAGAACGTTGGCTCCATCACGCAGCCTCTACCCAGTAACTACCTGATCTTCAGAGCTGCATCTGAGTCTGATG GTCGGTGTTGGATGGATGCCCTGGAGCTGGCTCTAAGCTGCTCCAGCCTCTACAAGCTGACGGCCAAAGCTGGGAAAGAAGGAGATATCAGCACGACTTCAGAGTCCTCCCATATACTGCACCTGCTGCAGTCCACGGCACTCACTGATACAGAGCTGCTGCA GTTGAATGACACAGTGCTGCTGGGAAATCACCACATGGAGCATGACGGCTTTTCAGATAAATCGGAGCGCGAGGCTCATGACGACTGGGACGCTGCAGCCAATGAGAACGGTGGGAGACTGACGGAGGAGAGCGATGTGGACCAATCAGATGAGCTGTCCCCTGGGCCGCAGGCCACAGCATATGTAGAGCAGAGCACAGAGGAGATGGCTGAG GCTGGCGAGGCATCCCAGGTGGAGACTGTATCAGAGGAAAACAAGGGCCTGATCTGGAGCTTGCTGAAGCAGCTGCGGCCAGGCATGGACCTGTCTAAGGTGGTGCTTCCAACCTTTATCCTGGAGCCGCGCTCCTTCCTGGACAAGCTGTCTGACTACTACTATCATGCAGATCTGCTCTCACA AGCCTCATTGGAAGAGAGTGCATATGGTCGGATCAAGCAGGTGCTGAGGTGGTACTTATCAGGTTTTTACAAGAAGCCCAAG GGTCTGAAAAAACCTTACAATCCAATCCTGGGGGAGACATTTCGCTGCTGCTGGCTCCATCCAGAGACCAACAGCTGCACTTTCTACATAGCTGAACAG GTGTCGCACCATCCACCCATCTCTGCCTTTTATGTCTGCAATAGGAAGGATGGATTTTCTATTAGTGGAAGCATCCTGGCCAAGTCCAAATTCTATG GTAACTCTCTTTCAGCTATTCTAGATGGCAAAGCCCGGCTGCTGTTCTTGAGCAGGGATGAGGAGTATGTCATCACCATGCCCTATGCTCACTGCAAAG GGATTCTGTACGGCACTATGACACTAGAGCTGGGAGGGAAAGTTACCATTGAGTGTGAGAAAACCAAATGCGTAGCAGAGCTGGAGTTTAAACTGAAG CCTTTTCTTGGAGGTTCTGGCTCTGTAAATCAGATCAATGGAAAGATCTTTGTCGGAGAGGAAGTACTGGCCACTGTTGATGGACACTGG GACAACGAGGTATTTATTCACGAGAAGCGCTCAGGCCAGCAGGAGATTTTGTGGAACCCAAGTCCAGAAATTcgcagcagtcgcctcaagagACAAGTGGTCCAGTTAGACCAGCAGGGAGAATTTGAGTCCGAAAG ACTGTGGCAGCATGTGACCAGTGCTATCATGGATAGGGACCAAGTGCGTGCCACCCAGGAGAAGTTTGTATTGGAGGAAGCTCAGCGGAGAGAgaccagagagagaggagacaaaCCCTGGGTTCCACGGCTTTTCCATCAGGACTCTGTCACCTCCGAGTGGACCTACAAGCACATGGA CACGCGACCGTGGGACCCTGAGCGCTGTTTTGTTCAGTTTGAGAAGGATGGCGTGATTCAGACGCAGGAGAAAAGCCAGAGACAACACAACGGACTCTCCTACAGCCACAGCTGGGCCAGTCAACAGAAG GCTGAGGTTAACGGGAAGCATAGGAAGGCCAGCAGTCAGCCATCTAGCTGCAGCCAGAACACTGAGAGCAGCAGCACCACGCCAGAACCCACACACGAGTCCTCGGACAATGAAG GCTATTCTAACCAGTGTGCCCGGTGCAGTAAAGAGATAAAGGACATTGCCATATTAGAGGCTTCCATCACATCTATAAAGAAGACACAGCAGGATATCCAGAG GAACCTGGTGGCTCTGAGTCGTCAGATGGCTCGTCAGAGGACAACAGACGACAGCGTGTCGCTGACAGGCCGTCAGTGTCTCATCCTCTGTGTTCTGCTCCTCTCCCAGCTCCTCCTCAACTACGTCTTCACCTGA